CGGCGACGGCAACGCGGACGGCCCGGCGTTCGCCTCGCCGAACGGGACCGTCGTCGCGTCCCAGGCCCCCATCGGCCCGGCGATGCGCGAGGAGGCCGAACGGATCTGTGGCGACGCCGCACCCTTTGCGAAGCACGCCCGACTGGTCTACCACGACCGGCCCGGCGACGAGGTCCGAAAGCGGGCGGCGTGGGGCGACAGTGCCCACGAATCCGTCATCAAGGGCTGTGGCGGCACGGTCGAGGACCGCGATATCGACGCCACTGTCGTCCGGAACCACTTCGACAGCGACCGGTACGCCGACGTGGATATCGCGACGCTACTCGATGGCTACACCGAGTTCGAGGACGCGTCCGACACACAGTTTGCCGGGGCGCTCGACGACCGGCTGGAGGCACTTGGTTACAAATGACAGCACCCCACACCGAACTAGTCCTCGTAGTCGCAGCCGACGAGAACAACGTCATCGGCCTGGACGGCGGCGTCCCCTGGCACTATCCCGAGGACGTGCGCCAGTACAAGGACCGCATCGCGGGTCACCCGGTCATCCTCGGCCGCCGGACGTTCGATTCGATGGACTCGCTAACTGACTGCTACACTGTCGTTCTGACGACCGATGATAGCCGGAGCGCCGACTCCGAGACGGTCGAGTACGCCACGACGCCGCAGATAGCCGTCGATGCCGCCGCCCGCGCTGGCGCAACCGAAGCGTTCGCTGGCGACGACTCAGCCGAACCGAGCGACTCGCCACCCGTCACCTACGTCATCGGTGGCGAGGCGGTGTACGACCTGTTTCTCCCGTTTGCCGGCCGGATTTTTCTCAGCCGCATCCACGAGCGAAACGAGGGGGACCGCTACTTCCCGGACCTGGGAGCGGAATGGACGGAATTGTCCCGGGAGTTCCACGACGGGTTCGACGTTATCGAATACGAACAGGCGTCGCCGCGACCGCTCGACGACCTCTGACTGTTCATCAGGGGAAAACCGACTAGAGTTGTCACTGTCTGGGAAATCACAGCTATTAAAGTAATACAAGTGACTAGTATATTGTAACAACTCGCGATGCTAGACAAAATCAAAAAATCCGTATCGGACGTACTCTCGGGTGGGAAACGGCAGTCGGACAGCGGACCACAGGCCGGAGCAGTGACGGAGAAACGAGTCAAGGCCAGTTCTGCCGGGGATAGCGGTACGGACGCGGCCGACGGACCTGAATCGAATCTCTACGAGTGCCCCTCCTGTGACTCCGTCTTCGTCGCTATCGACAAAGAGACCTGTTCCTCCTGCCGGACCTCGGTCGAGAAAATCGAATAGCGGGGTTGTCGAGGTCGTCGCAACGGGTTCCAGTGCTGGTGGTATTACAAAGGGACTGCTGTCCGTCGTTGTGGCCCGTTTGCGGGCACATCGGGAACTCCCCGACAGCATCATGGCCCCGGCCTCTGCGTCAGCGTTCGAGAGAGGACGACCCGATGGTTTTAACCACATGACTCCCGGATGTGCGGGTAATGGCTTTTGAGGAACTCTTGGAGGACCCCGTCATACAGAAGTACCTCCACGAGCTGGTCGGACCGAAAG
The genomic region above belongs to Haloarcula hispanica ATCC 33960 and contains:
- a CDS encoding dihydrofolate reductase, with amino-acid sequence MTAPHTELVLVVAADENNVIGLDGGVPWHYPEDVRQYKDRIAGHPVILGRRTFDSMDSLTDCYTVVLTTDDSRSADSETVEYATTPQIAVDAAARAGATEAFAGDDSAEPSDSPPVTYVIGGEAVYDLFLPFAGRIFLSRIHERNEGDRYFPDLGAEWTELSREFHDGFDVIEYEQASPRPLDDL